A portion of the Maniola hyperantus chromosome 24, iAphHyp1.2, whole genome shotgun sequence genome contains these proteins:
- the LOC117993740 gene encoding zinc finger protein 93-like, with protein MVASFYIMKLNEARVNMEEYYSDLHNTPLPIFSKHLKRKTRCRVCLQDGDMPMTTVTNHNDMKEALNIFADIEFHDSDEQQTYILCYVCYKFLKNAILFRKVAQRTNETLKQSSLPKTIKQSPIQQTLKHSPDHFQDYEYSGTPDEDKPDNSTEVDCEDDFEEESTKVPCPICQKLLSKSYYKKHTDLHNPDVPAQHVCDICGKAFKLKEVYNRHKERHETRYIFKCELCPYAGRYRERLWMHMRVHTGELKYLCTECPARYTTGGSLSDHIKLKHTEPQYKCDSCDKAYHNNLNLQRHIDTAHLGIKNHECNVCGKTFGYRKKMLDHQRKIHKMVGLRPNVKRLDKKSTKNVKVNECDQEQFLNLYGLGVLYPASKLRSSDLEFNQGRLKHIQRRGAKHWKTVIISLYNMKVNKIRVNMEEYYSGINNMPPPVFSKHLKRKTKCRACMQEGDILITNITKPNEMTEALNIFGNIETDDDVENPTYLCYICYKFLKSAILFRKVVHRTNETLRQRFMKQSPDHLDNYDYLGTFEDDKSNQVYSPKNFECKEEPVTKGNKVECPICKKLLGKSYYYKIHLQLHNPNLPDQYVCDICGKAFKLKKVYSGHMERHETRYIFKCQLCPYVGRYKERLSMHMRVHTGELKYLCTQCPARYISRGRLNDHVKLKHTDPEFKCDSCDKAYHNSLNLQRHIEAAHLKIKKHQCEACGAAFGYRYDMLKHQRLVHKRASLRPRFSRSAYKRISNNIE; from the exons ATGGTGGCCTCGTTTTACATTATGAAGTTGAATGAGGCCAGAGTTAATATGGAAGAGTACTACAGCGATTTACACAACACTCCACTACCTATATTTAGTAAGCATTTAAAGCGTAAAACCAGATGTAGGGTTTGCCTGCAGGATGGCGACATGCCCATGACCACCGTCACAAACCACAATGACATGAAGGAGGCCCTAAATATATTTGCTGACATCGAGTTTCACGACAGTGATGAACAACAAACATATATTTTGTGTTATGTTTGCTACAAATTTCTGAAGAATGCTATTTTATTTAGGAAAGTTGCGCAAAGAACGAATGAGACTTTAAAGCAATCATCCTTACCAAAAACGATTAAACAATCACCCATACAACAAACATTAAAACATTCGCCGGATCATTTTCAAGATTATGAATATTCTGGAACACCTGATGAGGATAAACCGGATAACTCGACTGAAGTCGACTGTGAGGACGATTTTGAAGAAGAGTCTACCAAAGTTCCATGTCCCATATGTCAAAAACTTCTCAGTAAGTCTTATTATAAGAAACACACGGATCTACACAATCCAGATGTTCCTGCCCAACATGTATGCGATATTTGTGGGAAGGCATTCAAATTAAAGGAAGTTTATAATAGGCATAAGGAACGACATGAAAccagatatatttttaaatgtgaaCTGTGCCCTTATGCCGGCAGGTACAGAGAGAGACTGTGGATGCATATGCGTGTACATACTGGTGAATTGAAATACTTGTGCACAGAATGCCCGGCCAGATACACTACTGGAGGCAGTTTGAGTGATCATATCAAGTTGAAGCACACCGAGCCACAATATAAATGTGATTCTTGTGACAAAGcatatcataataatttaaatctgCAGAGGCATATTGATACAGCACATTTGGGAATTAAGAACCACGAGTGCAATGTATGTGGCAAAACATTTGGCTACAGAAAAAAAATGCTGGATCATCAAAGAAAAATTCATAAGATGGTAGGCTTGAGACCTAATGTCAAGAGATTGGATAAGAAATCTAccaaaaatgtgaaagtgaatGAATGTGatcag gaacagttcctgaatctctatggtttaggagtgctgtaccctgcatcaaagttgaggagttcggacttggagtTTAATCAGGGCCGGCTTAAACATATTCAGCGCCGGGGTGCGAAA CATTGGAAAACAGTGATAATATCATTGTACAATATGAAGGTGAACAAGATAAGAGTCAATATGGAAGAGTACTACAGTGGTATAAACAATATGCCACCACCTGTGTTTAGTAAGCATTTAAAGCGTAAAACTAAATGTAGGGCTTGCATGCAGGAGGGTGATATACTGATAACCAATATCACCAAACCCAATGAGATGACCGAAGCCCTTAATATTTTTGGTAACATCGAAACTGATGATGATGTCGAAAATCCTACCTATTTGTGCTATATTTGCTACAAGTTTCTAAAGAGTgctattttattcagaaaaGTTGTCCACCGAACCAACGAAACATTAAGGCAACGCTTCATGAAACAATCACCCGATCATCTCGACAATTATGACTATTTAGGAACATTTGAAGATGACAAATCGAATCAGGTTTATTCACCTAAAAATTTTGAATGCAAAGAAGAGCCAGTAACAAAGGGCAACAAAGTTGAATGCCCCATATGTAAAAAACTTCTTGGAAAGTCATACTACTACAAGATTCATTTGCAACTACACAATCCAAATCTCCCTGACCAATATGTGTGTGATATTTGTGGAAAGGCATTCAAGTTGAAGAAAGTTTACAGTGGACACATGGAACGGCATGAAACccgatatatttttaaatgtcagTTATGTCCTTACGTAGGCCGCTACAAAGAGAGACTGTCCATGCATATGCGCGTACACACTGGAGAGTTGAAATACTTGTGCACACAATGCCCTGCTAGGTATATTTCTAGAGGCAGGTTGAATGACCATGTTAAGTTAAAGCATACAGATCCAGAATTTAAGTGTGATTCTTGTGACAAAGCATATCACAACAGTTTGAATCTCCAGCGTCATATAGAAGCagcacatttaaaaattaaaaagcatcAATGTGAAGCGTGCGGCGCTGCTTTTGGTTACAGATATGATATGTTGAAGCATCAAAGACTTGTGCACAAGAGGGCCAGCTTGAGACCTCGTTTCAGCAGATCAGCTTACAAACGTATTAGCAACAATATCGAGTGA
- the LOC117993412 gene encoding zinc finger protein 260-like, producing MVTSFYIMKMNEKTISMEEYYNGLLSMPLPVFSKHLKRKTKCRACLQEGDVPITNVSNYNEMREALHIFGDIQIDDDDDNPTYLCNVCYKFLKSAILFRKIAYRTNVTLRQSLLKQSPDHHSDYDYNVEFEDNANPVYLTFECKKEPEAGGGKVECPICKQVLSKSYYKKHLEHHNQDSAKPYECDTCGKSFKAKSLYQRHRERHETRYLFKCQLCPYIGRYKERLSMHMRVHTGDLKHLCTQCPARYINRSSLNDHMKFRHTEPQHKCDLCNKAYYDNLNLRRHIDVAHLGIKNHECNLCGKKFGYRTKMLAHQRNIHETFVRPHVRKVKRNQQSQ from the coding sequence ATGGTGACatcattttatattatgaagATGAACGAGAAAACAATCAGCATGGAAGAGTACTACAATGGTTTACTCAGTATGCCACTACCTGTTTTTAGTAAGCATTTAAAGCGTAAAACTAAATGTAGAGCTTGTCTGCAGGAAGGCGATGTACCGATTACCAATGTCTCGAACTATAATGAAATGAGAGAAGCCTTACATATTTTTGGTGACATCcaaattgatgatgatgacgataatcCAACATATTTGTGCAATGTTTGCTACAAGTTTCTAAAGAGTGCTATTTTATTCAGGAAAATTGCGTATCGAACGAATGTAACATTAAGGCAAAGCTTACTGAAACAATCGCCAGATCATCACAGCGATTATGACTACAACGTAGAGTTTGAAGATAATGCAAATCCGGTTTATTTAACTTTCGAATGTAAAAAAGAGCCAGAAGCAGGTGGTGGAAAAGTTGAATGTCCGATATGTAAACAAGTTCTCAGTAAATCATATTATAAGAAACATTTAGAACACCACAATCAAGATTCCGCTAAACCATACGAGTGTGATACTTGTGGGAAATCATTCAAGGCAAAGTCTTTATACCAAAGACACAGGGAGCGTCATGAGACTAGATATCTTTTTAAATGTCAGTTATGTCCTTACATAGGGCGCTACAAAGAGAGACTGTCCATGCATATGCGTGTACATACTGGAGACTTGAAACACTTATGCACACAATGCCCCGCTAGGTACATAAATAGAAGCAGCTTGAATGATCACATGAAGTTTAGGCATACAGAGCCACAACATAAATGTGATTTGTGCAACAAAGCttattatgataatttaaaTCTTCGAAGGCATATTGATGTAGCACATTTGGGCATCAAGAACCATGAATGCAATCTATGCGGGAAAAAATTTGGTTACAGAACAAAAATGTTGGCGCATCAAAGAAATATTCATGAAACATTTGTGAGGCCTCACGTCAGAAAAGTTAAGAGAAATCAACAATCTCAATAA
- the LOC117993741 gene encoding zinc finger protein 660-like encodes MKVNKIRVNMEEYYSGINNMPPPVFSKHLKRKTKCRACMQEGDILITNITKPNEMTEALNIFGNIETDDDVENPTYLCYICYKFLKSAILFRKVAQRTNETLKQPLVKQSPDHINDYEDSLGTFEDDQSNQIYSTKDFKCKKQPKDFVCKEEPVMKGNKVECPICKKLLGKSYYYNIHLQLHNPNLPDQYVCDICGKSFKLKKVYSGHMERHETRYIFKCDLCPYAGRYKERLSMHMRVHTGELKYLCTQCPARYVTRGRLNDHVKLKHTKPQYKCNYCVKAYHSNLNLQRHIDAAHLGIKNQECHLCNKTFSYRKKLLEHLKIIHKTSLRPNVRRLDRKSVKQQ; translated from the coding sequence ATGAAGGTGAACAAGATAAGAGTTAATATGGAAGAGTACTATAGTGGTATAAACAATATGCCACCACCTGTGTTTAGTAAGCATTTAAAGCGTAAAACTAAATGTAGGGCTTGCATGCAGGAGGGTGATATACTGATAACCAATATCACCAAACCCAATGAGATGACCGAAGCCCTTAATATTTTTGGTAACATCGAAACTGATGATGATGTCGAAAATCCTACCTATTTGTGCTATATTTGCTACAAGTTTCTAAAGAGTGCTATTTTATTCAGGAAAGTTGCACAGCGCACGAACGAAACGTTAAAGCAACCCTTAGTGAAACAATCACCCGATCATATCAATGATTATGAGGATAGTTTGGGAACATTTGAAGATGATCAATCAAATCAGATTTATTCGACTAAAGATTTCAAATGCAAAAAACAGCCTAAAGATTTTGTATGTAAAGAAGAGCCAGTAATGAAGGGCAACAAAGTTGAATGCCCCATATGTAAAAAACTTCTTGGAAAGTCGTactactataatattcatttgcAACTACACAATCCAAATCTCCCTGACCAATATGTGTGTGATATTTGTGGAAAGTCATTCAAGTTGAAGAAAGTTTACAGTGGACACATGGAACGGCACGAAACCCGATACATTTTTAAATGTGACTTATGTCCTTATGCAGGCCGCTACAAAGAGAGACTGTCCATGCACATGCGGGTGCATACCGGAGAGCTGAAATACTTGTGCACCCAGTGCCCCGCTAGATATGTTACCCGAGGCAGGTTAAATGACCATGTCAAATTGAAACATACAAAGCCACAATATAAATGTAATTATTGTGTTAAAGCATATCATAGCAATTTAAATCTTCAAAGGCATATTGATGCAGCACATTTAGGAATAAAGAACCAGGAGTGTCATCTATGCAACAAAACATTTAGCTACAGAAAGAAATTGTTGGAGCATCTGAAAATAATTCATAAAACAAGCTTGAGACCTAACGTCAGAAGATTGGATAGAAAATCTGTAAAGCAACAATAG